From Salmo salar chromosome ssa04, Ssal_v3.1, whole genome shotgun sequence, one genomic window encodes:
- the LOC106603546 gene encoding spectrin beta chain, non-erythrocytic 4, with product MLMGAGRDTARDEAQKLHRKWLKHQAFMAELARNKEWLAKIEQEGQELIDEKPELRSVVQQKLEEIRECWTDLESTTKAKARALFENNKPEPVVKSYSDLDHQLSGLEKQPPQLEQAHHLPTFNEQLHKFQSQMGNLYKDVGELGSLQGVCLPQRGSLVKGGEGEGGEQPAVVETRIVRLIEPLKERRRILLASKEMHQVAQDLEEEILWIQERLPLASSKDYGNNLQSVQQHVKINQTLQRDLQGRQARVEEVLDRAGIIASLRTPEVDFVREGAGHVRQVWEVLRLEAERRSVMLDVVLQAQQYYSEAAKVESWLAGQKLHLINEEKGTDEESTLQLLKEHLALEATVENYAETVGMLSQQCQRQLELGHPDSEGITKQQSHIDRLYVSLKDMVEHRKTKLEQQYWMYQLNREVEELEKWITEREAVASSTELGQDLEHVTMLQEKFTKFCSETNSIGQQRMEQVNKMVNEMIDCGHTDAATIAEWKDGLNESWADLLELMETRRQMLAASHQLHKFFTDCKEVLAQTAGKMRQLPEVRACQASIANPATLQRLMLSFEHALQLLVSQVRQLQENAAQLRTIYAGEKAEAIMSKEQEVMSAWKELLVSCEASRVQVTSVTDKVQFFSVVREQLMWMEGIMGQIGGDDPRDSSSAEVMMKQHGELKAKMDGRRKTIQQCVELGKILLAAGNPASEEIKEKLDALLAKQKDLSERWDKQQEKLQRKKDQFQYAQETVKAEAWLKAKEPLISSSSTSREAGGAGGDGQAQTDEVEQLILRHEAFRNAAATWKERFSSLRQLSNAEKLREEQSSKPSPMPLSSRRMFPSSCLTPTVPLATSTLLRQTVQVHIEPRPKQTSLEMSASASSAAQRLGSTIASYAPVINGSGYHGLDHQSSSGGLESSNYSGLNHPGGGGVDSSSSYLGGNHQTGPPPVDSSGYLGLNHQSSGGMVSPGYLPQNQSSGGVCGPGYLPQNQSSGSMGSPGYLPQNLSSGSMGSPGYLPQNQSSGGMGSPGYLPQNQSSGGMGSPGYLPKNLSSGGMGSPGYLPQNQSSGGMGSPGYLPQNQSSGGMGSPGYLPQNQSSGGMCSSGYLPQNQSSGGMGSSGYLPQNQSSGGMGSSGYLAQNQNSVGMGSSGYLGQNQSSGGMGSTGYLAQHQGSGSMGSSGYLAQSGGGMGSSSYLPQSGGVMDPKMAYAWQHLKADCMQPSMNHMHKAVNPLLEASRAQREQFGDIPMVDMIGPESGLDLLHGRLQRDPRGSRSDPQMDHLRREREYKLGRQTSSEQEIQARLNELPMIVRQERYRRRLERQSSSEQEGSGKARTPRQDDSSDMESAKEGSDKRSTEKRATTMAEIVEQAQEREAAQARGETYRPTSSLSAPVTYERPRARDRPKPRRRPRPKEPEEKRRSRSAPAQSPAQLLPPSHTAHNEGFLYRKHDFEGHQKSPSSKSWVNLYCVLSKGGITFYKDAKSTTTPYNEETPLDLSVCICDSTIGYKKKKNVFVIKKNDGNDYIFHAKDEEDLKAWVTNITTSITEHEEIAKWDKPTTSSTDPDRSERKEKSEGDADARSERSEMGGEVEEEERSEKERSEKGEGSKKTGEGSEKADTSERGERAEGGGGGSSTSGKSK from the exons ATGCTTATGGGTGCAGGACGAGACACGGCGCGGGATGAGGCCCAGAAGCTTCACAGGAAGTGGCTGAAGCACCAGGCCTTCATGGCCGAGCTGGCCCGCAACAAAGAATggctggccaagatagagcag GAGGGCCAGGAGCTGATCGATGAGAAGCCGGAGCTGCGTTCAGTGGTGCAGCAGAAGCTGGAGGAGATCAGGGAGTGCTGGACTGACCTGGAGAGCACCACCAAGGCCAAGGCCCGGGCTCTGTTTGAGAACAACAAGCCAGAGCCGGTGGTGAAGAGCTATTCAGACctggaccaccagctctctggCCTGGAGAAACAGCCCCCTCAGCTGGAGCAGGCTCATCACCTACCCACCTTCAACGAGCAGCTGCATAAATTTCAG TCTCAGATGGGGAACTTGTACAAGGACGTAGGGGAACTAGGGTCCCTCCAGGGGGTGTGCCTCCCCCAGCGAGGCAGCCTGGTGAAGggtggggagggagaagggggcgAGCAGCCAGCCGTAGTGGAGACCCGCATCGTGCGCCTCATTGAGCCCCTGAAGGAGAGACGTCGCATCCTGCTGGCTTCCAAAGAGATGCACCAGGTCGCTCAGGACCTAGAGGAAGAGATA CTGTGGATCCAGGAGCGGCTTCCTCTGGCCTCCTCTAAGGATTACGGCAACAACCTGCAGAGTGTTCAGCAGCATGTCAAGATCAACCAG ACACTGCAGAGGGATCTGCAGGGGCGCCAAGCGCGGGTGGAGGAGGTGTTGGATCGGGCGGGGATCATCGCCTCTCTGCGGACCCCCGAGGTTGACTTTGTGCGTGAGGGGGCGGGGCATGTGCGTCAGGTGTGGGAGGTGCTGAGGCTGGAGGCGGAGAGGAGGTCTGTGATGCTGGATGTGGTGCTGCAAGCCCAGCAGTACTACAGCGAGGCAGCCAAGGTGGAGTCCTGGCTGGCAGGCCAGAAACTGCACCTCATCAATGAGGAGAAGGGCACG GACGAGGAGAGCACCCTGCAGCTGCTGAAGGAGCACCTGGCCTTGGAGGCGACGGTGGAGAACTACGCTGAGACAGTGGGCATGCTCTCCCAGCAGTGTCAGCGACAGCTGGAGCTGGGGCACCCAGACAG TGAGGGGATCACCAAGCAGCAGTCCCACATAGACCGTCTGTATGTATCTCTGAAGGACATGGTGGAGCACAGGAAGACCAAGCTGGAGCAGCAGTACTGGATGTACCAGCTcaacagagaggtggaggagttaGAGAAGTGGATCACTGAGAGGGAGGCCGTTGCCAGCTCCACTGAGCTGGGTCAAGACCTGGAGCATGTCACG atgcTACAGGAAAAATTCACCAAGTTCTGCTCAGAGACCAACAGCATAGGCcagcagaggatggagcaggTGAATAAGATGGTGAATGAGATGATAGACTGTGGCCATACGGACGCGGCCACCATAGCTGAGTGGAAGGACGGACTGAACGAGTCATGGGCCGACCTACTGGAGCTCATGGAGACCCGAAGACAGATGCTGGCAGCATCACACCAGCTGCACAAGTTCTTCACCGACTGCAAAGAg GTCTTGGCTCAGACTGCGGGGAAGATGAGGCAGTTGCCAGAGGTGAGGGCGTGCCAAGCCAGCATCGCCAACCCTGCCACCCTGCAGAGGCTCATGCTCTCCTTCGAGCACGCCCTCCAGCTGCTCGTCTCACAG GTAAGGCAGCTGCAGGAAAATGCGGCCCAGCTGAGGACCATCTATGCCGGAGAGAAGGCTGAGGCCATCATGAGCAAAGAGCAGGAAGTGATGTCAGCATGGAAGGAGCTACTGGTTTCCTGTGAGGCCAGTCGTGTGCAGGTCACCTCAGTGACAGACAAGGTGCAGTTCTTCTCGGTGGTGCGCGAGCAGCTCATGTGGATGGAGGGCATCATGGGACAGATTGGAGGGGACGACCCCAG GGACTCGTCTTCTGCAGAGGTGATGATGAAACAGCATGGTGAGCTGAAAGCCAAGATGGATGGCCGTAGGAAGACAATACAGCAATGTGTGGAACTGGGAAAGATCCTGCTGGCCGCAGGCAACCCAGCCTCCGAGGAG ATAAAGGAGAAGTTGGATGCGCTCCTGGCTAAGCAGAAGGATCTCTCTGAGAGATGGGACAAACAGCAGGAGAAGCTACAGCGCA AGAAGGATCAGTTCCAGTATGCCCAGGAGACGGTGAAGGCGGAGGCCTGGCTGAAGGCCAAGGAGCCCCTGATTAGCTCCAGCTCCACCTCTAGGGAGGCTGGGGGGGCTGGAGGAGATGGCCAGGCCCAGACTGATGAGGTGGAGCAACTCATCCTCCGCCACGAGGCCTTCCGCAATGCTGCAGCCACCTGGAAGGAGCGCTTCAGCTCACTGAGACAGCTCTCCAAT GCAGAGAAgctgagagaagaacagagcagcaAGCCTTCCCCAATGCCACTCTCCAGTCGGAGGATGTTCCCATCATCCTGTCTCACTCCGACCGTTCCTCTTGCTACCTCAACTCTGCTGAGACAGACGGTCCAGGTGCATATTGAGCCCAGGCCCAAGCAGACCAGTCTGGAGATGTCTGCCTCTGCCTCCTCTGCAGCCCAAAGGTTGGGTTCTACCATAGCCAGCTACGCTCCTGTCATAAATGGCTCTGGTTACCATGGACTGGACCATCAGAGCAGCAGCGGGGGATTGGAGAGTTCCAACTACTCTGGACTGAACCATCCGGGCGGTGGAGGAGTGGACAGCAGCTCTAGTTACCTTGGAGGGAACCATCAGACTGGCCCCCCGCCAGTGGATAGTTCTGGCTACCTTGGACTGAACCATCAAAGCAGTGGGGGTATGGTTAGTCCAGGCTACCTACCTCAAAACCAAAGtagtgggggtgtgtgtggtccAGGCTACCTACCTCAAAATCAAAGCAGTGGGAGTATGGGTAGTCCAGGCTACTTGCCGCAAAATCTAAGTAGTGGGAGTATGGGTagtccaggctacctgccgcaaaaTCAAAGTAGTGGGGGTATGGGTagtccaggctacctgccgcaaaaTCAAAGTAGTGGGGGTATGGGTAGTCCAGGCTACCTGCCAAAAAATCTAAGTAGTGGGGGTATGGGTagtccaggctacctgccgcaaaaTCAAAGTAGTGGGGGTATGGGTagtccaggctacctgcctcaaaATCAAAGTAGTGGGGGTATGGGTAGTCCAGGCTACCTTCCGCAAAATCAAAGTAGTGGGGGTATGTGTAgttcaggctacctgccgcaaaaTCAAAGTAGTGGGGGTATGGGTAGTTCAGGCTACCTGCCACAAAATCAAAGTAGTGGTGGTATGGGTAGCTCAGGCTACCTTGCACAAAATCAAAACAGTGTTGGTATGGGTAGCTCAGGCTACCTCGGGCAAAATCAAAGTAGTGGGGGTATGGGAAGTACTGGCTACCTTGCACAACACCAAGGTAGTGGGAGTATGGGTAGTTCAGGCTACCTTGCGCAAAGTGGTGGGGGTATGGGTAGTTCTAGCTATCTGCCTCAAAGTGGTGGGGTCATGGACCCCAAAATGGCATATGCTTGGCAGCATCTGAAAGCTGACTGCATGCAGCCCAGTATGAACCACATGCACAAAGCTGTCAACCCCCTCCTGGAGGCCAGCAGGGCGCAGAGGGAACAGTTTGGGGACATCCCCATGGTGGACATGATCGGGCCAGAGTCTGGCCTGGATCTCCTCCACGGCAGGCTCCAGAGGGACCCCCGCGGCAGCCGCTCCGACCCCCAGATGGACCACCTGCGGCGGGAGAGGGAGTACAAGCTGGGTCGGCAGACCTCCAGTGAACAGGAGATTCAGGCGCGGCTCAATGAGCTGCCAATGATTGTGCGCCAGGAGCGCTATAGGCGACGCCTGGAGAGGCAGTCGTCCAGCGAGCAGGAGGGCAGTGGGAAGGCGAGGACACCGAGGCAGGATGACTCCAGTGACATGGAGTCAGCCAAGGAAGGCTCCGACAAACGCTCAAC AGAGAAGAGAGCCACCACCATGGCTGAGATTGTGGAGCAGGCccaggagagagaggcagcacAA GCTCGAGGGGAGACGTACCGCCCCACCAGCAGCCTCTCAGCACCCGTGACCTACGAGCGCCCGCGCGCCCGAGACCGCCCCAAACCCCGCAGGAGACCCCGCCCCAAAGAGCCTGAGGAGAAGCGACGCTCTCGCTCGGCTCCGGCCCAGAGTCCGGCACAACTTCTTCCGCCCTCACACACTGCCCATAACGAAGGCTTCCTGTACCGCAAACACGACTTTGAGGGCCACCAGAAGAGTCCCAGCAG TAAGTCCTGGGTGAATTTGTATTGCGTGTTGTCAAAGGGAGGGATCACTTTCTACAAGGACGCCAAGAGCACCACCACACCTTACAATGAAGAAACCCCACTCGACCTGAGCGTCTGTATATGTGATAGCACCATAGGATACAAGAAGAAGAAAAATGTCTTCGTTATCAA GAAAAATGATGGCAATGACTATATTTTCCATGCAAAGGATGAG GAGGACCTGAAGGCTTGGGTCACTAACATCACCACCAGTATAACTGAACACGAGGAGATCGCCAAGTGGGACAAGCCCACCACCTCGTCCACAGATCCCGACCGCtcggagaggaaggagaagtCTGAGGGCGACGCAGACGCCAGGTCAGAGAGGtctgagatgggaggagaggtggaggaggaggagaggtcagagaaagagaggtcTGAGAAGGGAGAGGGGTCCAAGAAGACGGGAGAAGGCTCAGAGAAAGCAGACACGtcggagaggggtgagagggcagagggagggggagggggctcCAGCACGTCAGGGAAGAGCAAATGA